The Acidobacteriota bacterium genomic interval TCGCGTCGCCGACCTCGGCGCCGGCGCCTCGCTCGCCGACGCCGTGCGCGAGAACGTCGAGGAGCGCAACCGCCTGATCGGCGATTCGCATCTCGACTGGCGGCGCGTGCTCGACGACCTGCAGACCGCCTGGACGCGAATGCGGCCCTGGGTCACGGACGTCTCACTCTACCTCGCCGAGGCGAGGCGAGCCGGTCGCCACGTGTTGTACGAGGGGGCCCAGGGCACGCTGCTCGACATCGACCACGGAACGTACCCGTACGTCACGTCCTCGAACGGGACGATCGGCGGCGTCTGCACGGGGCTCGGCGTGCCGCCGCAGGCGATTGATGGCGTGCTTGGCGTGTGCAAGGCCTACACGACGCGGGTCGGCGACGGCCCGATGCCGTCCGAACTGCACGACGCCACGGGCGAGCGCCTGAGGCAGGCCGGCCACGAGTTCGGGACCGTGACCGGCCGCCCGCGCCGGTGCGGCTGGTTCGACGCGGTGGTGGCCCGGCACGCCGCGCGGGTCAACGGTCTCGACGCGCTGGCCCTGACGAAGCTCGACGTGCTCGACGGTTTCGAGGAGATCCGCATCTGCACCGGCTATCGGATCGGTGGCACCCTCGTCTCGGAGTTCCCGGCCCAGGTCGGCGCCGTGTCGGCGGCTGAGCCGGTCTACGAAACGTGGCCCGGGTGGCCGACGCCGACCGCAGGCGTACGGTCGTGGGACGCGCTGCCAGCCGAGGCCCGCGCGTACGTGGCGCGGCTCGAGGCGGCCGCGGGCGTTCCCGCGGCCATCATCTCGACCGGCTCGGACCGGCACGACACGATCGTCCGCGAGGGATCGGTGGTCGCCCGCTGGCTGTCCGTGGGCAGGGCCTGAAGGCGATGCCGGTCGCGTCGCGATGGTGTTCCCCGTGACCGATCTGGCGCTGCGGTGCCGCGGCCTGGTGAAGCGGTACGGCGACGTGCTGGCCGTGGACGGGCTCGACCTCGACGTCACCGAGGGCGAGTGCTTCGGCCTGCTCGGCCCGAATGGTGCCGGCAAGACGACGACGATCGAGATCCTCGAGGGCCTGCTCGCTCCGGACGCGGGAGAGGTCGAAGTGCTGGGACGGCGCTGGGACCGTGACGAGCGCGAACTCCGGCAGCGGCTCGGCATCCAGCTCCAGGAGACCCAGCTCACAGAGAAGCTCACCGTCGGCGAGACGCTGCGGTTGTTCCGCTCGTTCTATCGGCGCGGCCGAGAGGTCGACGAGGTGCTACGGCTCGTCGAGCTCGAGACGAAGCGCGATGCGTGGTTCAGCAAGCTGTCGGGGGGCCAGAAGCAGCGGCTCGCCGTTGGCTGCGCGCTCGTCGGCGAACCCGACCTGCTGTTTCTCGACGAGCCCACGACCGGCCTCGACCCGCAGTCGCGCCGGCAGCTCTGGGGCCTGCTCGAGCGATTCAAGGCTGGCGGCGGCACCATCCTGCTGACCACGCACTACATGGACGAAGCCGAAACGCTGTGCGACCGCGTGGCCGTCGTCGATCGCGGCCGGATCATCGCGCTCGGCACGCCGCGCGAGCTGATTGCGTCGCTCGGTGCCGAGCACGTGGTGGAGTTCGCGGTGGCCGGCGGGGCGGTGGTCGAGCACGACGCTCTTACCGCCCTGCCCGGAGTGCGCGAGGTCCGCCGCGACGGCGCCAGCTGGGCGCTCAGCACGTCGCACGTGCACCTGGCCGTGCCGGCGCTGCTCTCGTTGCTCGCGCGTCGCGATGCCGAGCTGTCGATGCTGACGACGCACAGCGCGACGCTCGAAGACGTGTTCGTCGCCCTGACCGGTCGGCACCTGCGCGATGTCTGAACGCGCGCCCCACCCCATCGTCGAGCTCACGCTCGCGCGGTTCCGCGAGTTCCTCCGTGAGCCGGAGGCGGTCTTCTGGGTCTTCGCCTTTCCGGTGCTCATGGCGCTCGCGCTCGGCATCGCCTTTCGCGGCGAGACCCCCGCGCCGATTCCGGTGGGCGTGATCGTGGGGCAGGGCCACGACACGACGATCGCCGCGCTTGCGGAGGATGCCGGCCTCGCGCCGCGCGCGCTCGAGGCCAGTGAGGTCGAGGCGGCGCTTCGCAACGGGACCGTGCACGCGGTCGTCGTCCCCGGCGCCCCGCCCGTGTACCGCTACGACCCCAGCCGTCCCGAGAGCCGGCTGGCCCGGCTGGCGGTCGACGCCGCGCTGCAGCGGGCCGCGGGGCGCGTCGACGGTGTCGGCGCGCGCGACGAGCGCGTCGTGACGCCAGGATCGCGCTACATCGACTGGCTCGTCCCGGGCCTGCTCGGCATGAACATCATGGGCACGGGCCTCTGGAGCATCGGCTTCCACGTGGTCCAGGCGCGCAGCCGCAAGCTGCTGAAGCGCCTCATGGCGACGCCCATGCGGCGGACCGACTTCCTCCTGTCGCTGGTGCTCGCGCGCCTGCTCTTCCTCGCGCTCGAAGTCGTCGCGCTGCTCGGCTTCGGTTGGTTGGCGTTCCGAGTGCCCGTGCACGGTTCGCTCGTCGAGCTGGGTTTCGTGGCCCTCTTCGGCAGCCTGGCGTTCGGCGGCCTCGGGCTGCTGATTGCGAGCCGGGCGCGGACGATCGAGGGCGTGTCGGGGCTGATGAACGTGGCGATGCTGCCGATGTGGGTCCTGTCGGGTGTCTTCTTCGCATCGGACAACTTCCCGGACGCCATGCAGCCCTTCATCCGGGCACTGCCCCTGACTGCGCTCAACGAGGCGCTGCGAGGCGTGATGATCGATGGCGCGTCGCTGCCGGCGTTGTGGCTGCAGCTCGCCGTGCTCGGGGTCTGGGGCGGCGGGTGTTACGTGGTGGCCGTGCGGGTGTTCCGGTGGCGCTGAGTCGGCCCCGCGCAGTGCCGGGCAGCGCCTTGACGATGGGGCAGGGCCGCGCATATCGTGGCTCGCGGCTGCGGTCGAAGCGGGCCCTGTCGTGGCGCTCGTTCGTTCGGCCGAGTCTGGAGCGACATCGTGACTGATCGAGTGGTGGTGGTGACGGGAGCAGCGGCCGGGATCGGTCGCGCGACGGCGGTCCGCTTCGGCGAGGGCGGAGCCCGCGTGGCCGTGTGGGACGTCAACGAGGAGAACGGGCGAGCGGTGGCGCAGGCCATCGAGGCGGCCGGTGGCGTGGCGCGCTTCGACCGGGTCAACGTGGCCGATGGCGGAGACGTGACCCGCGCCATGGACGCGGTGCTCGCCGCCTGGGGGCGCGTCGACGTCCTCGTCAACAACGCCGGCATCGTCCGCGACGCGATGCTGGCGAAGTTCAAGGACGGCGACCTCGTGTCGACGATGACCGACGAGCAGTGGGACGACGTCATCGGCGTCAACCTGCGCGGCGTGTTCAACTGCGGGCGTGCGGCCGTGCCGCACATGGTGCGGCAGGGCGGCGGCGTGGTGCTGAACGCGTCGTCGGTCGTCGCCCTCTACGGGAACTTCGGGCAGACCAACTACGCCGCGACGAAGGGCGGCGTGATCCTGATGACGAAGACCTGGGCGCGCGAGCTCGGCAAGCACCGGATCCGCGTGAACGCGGTCGCGCCGGGGTTCGTCGAAACCGAGATCCTCAAGAGCGTGCCGGAGAAGGTGATTGCCGGGATGATCGCGCGCACCCCGATGGGACGCCTCGGCCGTCCGGAGGACATCGCCGAAGCCTACTTCTGGCTGGCGTCCGATGCCGCGAGCTTCGTGTCCGGCGCGGTGCTGAGCGTCGACGGCGGCCTCGTGATCGGGACGTAGACCGCTGGACGCGCGTCGCCCTTGGGGCATTGTCGGCCGGGGCTGAAGCCCCGGCCGCTACGGCAGGCAGCGGGGCCACGGCGTCCGAGATCCCGCCGTAGCGCCGGGGCTCGAGGGCTCCCCCCGTGGCGCCGGGGCTTCAGCCCCGGCGGAGGAACCCCAGCGGAGGAGACCCGACGCCGATCCGGCCGCGTGGCTACGTCGCCGGCGTCAGCACCGTGCAGACCGACGCGCAGATCGGCCCGCCGATGTTGAAGGTCGCCGCCGCCCGTGGTGCCTTCACCTGCAGCGGTGCCGGCGCCTTGCCGAGCAGCTGCCAGGCGCACCAGCCCACCATCGCGATGCCCGTCGCGCCGATGGGGTGGCCCTTCGCGATGAGACCGCCCGACGAGTTGATGGCGCAGGCGCCGTCCACGCGCGCGCACCCTTCGGCCCAGTAGCGCGCTCCCTGGCCCGGCTGCGCCTTTCCGATGACCTCGGTGCCGATCGCGCCCATCACCGTGAAGCAGTCGTGAATCTCGGCGACGTTCACCTCGGCCGGCGCCACGCCCGCCATCTCGTACGCCTTCCGCATGGCTGTGAGGGCTCCGTGCGGCTGCAGGACGTCGCGCCCCGCCTTCTTCAGCGGATCGGTCGCCTGTCCGAAGCCCGCGAGCTTCACGCAATCGGCCTTCGCGATGCCCAGCTTCTTCAGGCCCTCTTCGGTCGCGAGGATCAGCGTGGCGTAGCCGTCGGTGATCTGCGAGCAGTCGTACGTCTTGAGCGGCAGGCCTTCGACGATGTGGCGGTTCGGGCCCTCGATGCGGAGGGCGTCGTCCACCGTCAGCGTGACCGATCGCATCTGCGCGTAGGGGTTGTGCGCGGCGTTGGCGTACTCGGTCACGGCAATCGAGGCGAGCTCGGCCTCGGTGGCGCCGTACGTGTCCATGTACGACTGCATGACCTCCGCGAACAGGTGGGGGAAGACGAACACCTTCCCGGGCCGCTCGTCGGGATGCGAGAAGTAGCCGAGGACCTGCCCGATCAGCTTGCCGTCGGCCTTGCCGTCGGCGCTCCGCATCTTCTCGTAGCCGACGGCGATGCCGACGTCGCCGAGGCCGAGGAGCAGCTTGTGGGCGACCGACAGAATCGCCTGGCCGCCCGACGCGCAGGCGTTCTCGACGGCCTCGATGGGCTTGCCGCCGAGGCCGGGGACCATCGCGACGAGCCCGGCGAGCAGCCCCTGTGCGTTCAGCGAGAAGTTGCACGTGGCGCCGATGGCGCCCACGTCGATGGCGGCGGGATCGGCGTCGATCTGCTGGCACGCCTCGGTGACGCTGCGTTCGATGATGGTCGGCACGTCGAGGTCGAAGAGCTTGCCGAAGGGTGACTGATGGTAGGACGCGATGTAGATGGGACCGGGCATGGAGACCTCCACCCGGTGATTCTATACCGTTCGCGTCGTCGAAGCCGGGCTGCGCGGGGGCCTGGCGGGACTACCGCACGGCGGAACCACTCGACGCGGTCGAGCCCTGATACGACATTCGGCTTGCGACGACCGGCTAGTCCCCTGGAATCGTGAGGCCTGGTAGAAGGCCCGGAGCGCGGCGCCCGCTTGGCAAGGCGCGACGACCGAGAATACCGGGAGTATTCGAGGGAGGAGCAACGCCGCCAGGCGGGATGCCCCGCCCGGGGATTCTGCGAGGAATCACGGTTCCAGGGGACTAGCGGCTACCGGCCAGCACGATGATGATCGCCGTCTTCTTCCTGATCGGTGACCTCACTGTGAGTGAAGCGAACGTCAGTCGTCCCAATCGCTGATCACTCCAACCAGGCCGCCAGCCGCCAGCCGGATTGTCACATTGGGGCTGGGAGGGTACACTTCGAGATTGGGCGGGCCGCTAGCTCAGTGGTAGAGCATCTGACTTTTAATCAGGTGGTCGCTGGTTCGATCCCAGCGCGGCCCACCACGCTAACCCCGGCTGCAGGCTGCCGGCTTCAGACTCGCGGCCTGCAACGCGTTCCGCGCCAACGCCCCCGATCCCTTCATCTCACCTCTGGTGACGTCTTGCCACCAGCTTGGCGCGTCGCGGAGAGCCTTGTGGGGCCGCCAGCCGCCGGTCGCCAGGCGCCAGCCGTTCTGACGCATCAGGCCCAACTCCTCAGTCTCTGCCGCCTCCGCGCCTGCGCCATTCCTGGCGCGTCTGGCCCCAGATGTCGATGCGCGCCTCCGCAAACGGCGGAGGGAGCCGGCCGGGGCCCAGGTTGCGGGAACCCAGTTTCTGCGCCACGCGCTGAGAGGCGACGTTGTCGGGCGCGATCGAGTGAACGACGTCCTGCCAGTCGAGCGTGTCGAAGGCCCAGTCGGTGGCGGCCGTGGCTCCCTCCACCGCATAGCCCTTGCCCCAGCAGTCGCGCGTGATGGCCCACCCGATCTCGGTTCCCGGCCAGCCGTCGGGCTGCCACGGACCGAGCCGGCCGATCCAGCGCCCCGTCGCCTTCTCGATCACCGAGAACATCGCGAAGCCGCACGCGTGCCAGGCGCCGATCATGGCCATCAGGTGCCGCCAGCACACCGAGCGCGGCATCACGCCGCCGATGAAGCGCGCGGTCGGCTCGTCGAGCATCATCTCGGACCAGGCGTCCAGGTCGGCGAGTCGCGGCGGACGGAGAATCAGGCGTGGTGTCTCGAGCCGTAACTCGTCGAAGGAGGGCATGGCTCGTTTGGTGGCTCACCGAATCGAACGTTGCAGCCTCTCGGCCCGCTGCTGAGCGTCGCGATACCGGCGTGACGAGTTGGGCACCTGCAAGTAGGCGTCGCGCGCGTTGGCGGGGTCCTTCAGGCGCCGGTCGTACAGCTCACCCAACCGGAACCAGATTTCGTCGGCACCGCTCGTCGACTGGGTTGCGAGCGCCGTGAGGGCGCTCGCCGCGAGGTCGTAGCGTCGCAGTTCCTCGTACAGGTCGGCGAGCTTCCGGTAGGCGACGAGCGCGTTCGGGGTTCCTGCGGCCCGGTGCGCGAGTTCACGGTAAGTGACGAGCGCCGCCGGCACCTCGACGCCGAGCAGCGCGTCCTGCTCCCTCAGCTTGCGCCGCTCCTCGATGGCCGCCTTCGCCTCGAGCGCACGAACGGTCCACGCGCCGCCAGGGTCCGCCGTCGCCACCTCGCCGAGGACCGCCCGCGCGTCGAGCTCCCGGCGCCCCCGGTCCATCGTCATCAGCAGGCGCGCCATGCGGTACCGGGCCTCCGACACTCGCGGGTGCGCACCGAACCGCTCGACGAAATCGACGAAGGCCGCCGTGGCCTCCTGCGGCTGGTTCTGCTTATCGAGCACGTCGCCCACGAGGAAGTA includes:
- a CDS encoding ABC transporter permease, yielding MSERAPHPIVELTLARFREFLREPEAVFWVFAFPVLMALALGIAFRGETPAPIPVGVIVGQGHDTTIAALAEDAGLAPRALEASEVEAALRNGTVHAVVVPGAPPVYRYDPSRPESRLARLAVDAALQRAAGRVDGVGARDERVVTPGSRYIDWLVPGLLGMNIMGTGLWSIGFHVVQARSRKLLKRLMATPMRRTDFLLSLVLARLLFLALEVVALLGFGWLAFRVPVHGSLVELGFVALFGSLAFGGLGLLIASRARTIEGVSGLMNVAMLPMWVLSGVFFASDNFPDAMQPFIRALPLTALNEALRGVMIDGASLPALWLQLAVLGVWGGGCYVVAVRVFRWR
- a CDS encoding adenylosuccinate synthase — encoded protein: MNVAVLGAQWGDEGKGKLVDLLTPHFSVVARYQGGHNAGHTVYVGGSRFVLRLIPSGILHPETTCVIGNGVVVDPQALFQEIDQLAALGVDAGGRLLVSDRAHLILPYHRELDVFSEGRRGARKIGTTSRGIGPAYEDKIGRRGIRVADLGAGASLADAVRENVEERNRLIGDSHLDWRRVLDDLQTAWTRMRPWVTDVSLYLAEARRAGRHVLYEGAQGTLLDIDHGTYPYVTSSNGTIGGVCTGLGVPPQAIDGVLGVCKAYTTRVGDGPMPSELHDATGERLRQAGHEFGTVTGRPRRCGWFDAVVARHAARVNGLDALALTKLDVLDGFEEIRICTGYRIGGTLVSEFPAQVGAVSAAEPVYETWPGWPTPTAGVRSWDALPAEARAYVARLEAAAGVPAAIISTGSDRHDTIVREGSVVARWLSVGRA
- a CDS encoding thiolase family protein; protein product: MPGPIYIASYHQSPFGKLFDLDVPTIIERSVTEACQQIDADPAAIDVGAIGATCNFSLNAQGLLAGLVAMVPGLGGKPIEAVENACASGGQAILSVAHKLLLGLGDVGIAVGYEKMRSADGKADGKLIGQVLGYFSHPDERPGKVFVFPHLFAEVMQSYMDTYGATEAELASIAVTEYANAAHNPYAQMRSVTLTVDDALRIEGPNRHIVEGLPLKTYDCSQITDGYATLILATEEGLKKLGIAKADCVKLAGFGQATDPLKKAGRDVLQPHGALTAMRKAYEMAGVAPAEVNVAEIHDCFTVMGAIGTEVIGKAQPGQGARYWAEGCARVDGACAINSSGGLIAKGHPIGATGIAMVGWCAWQLLGKAPAPLQVKAPRAAATFNIGGPICASVCTVLTPAT
- a CDS encoding GNAT family N-acetyltransferase; translated protein: MPSFDELRLETPRLILRPPRLADLDAWSEMMLDEPTARFIGGVMPRSVCWRHLMAMIGAWHACGFAMFSVIEKATGRWIGRLGPWQPDGWPGTEIGWAITRDCWGKGYAVEGATAATDWAFDTLDWQDVVHSIAPDNVASQRVAQKLGSRNLGPGRLPPPFAEARIDIWGQTRQEWRRRGGGRD
- the fabG gene encoding 3-oxoacyl-ACP reductase FabG; translation: MVTDRVVVVTGAAAGIGRATAVRFGEGGARVAVWDVNEENGRAVAQAIEAAGGVARFDRVNVADGGDVTRAMDAVLAAWGRVDVLVNNAGIVRDAMLAKFKDGDLVSTMTDEQWDDVIGVNLRGVFNCGRAAVPHMVRQGGGVVLNASSVVALYGNFGQTNYAATKGGVILMTKTWARELGKHRIRVNAVAPGFVETEILKSVPEKVIAGMIARTPMGRLGRPEDIAEAYFWLASDAASFVSGAVLSVDGGLVIGT
- a CDS encoding ABC transporter ATP-binding protein, which codes for MVFPVTDLALRCRGLVKRYGDVLAVDGLDLDVTEGECFGLLGPNGAGKTTTIEILEGLLAPDAGEVEVLGRRWDRDERELRQRLGIQLQETQLTEKLTVGETLRLFRSFYRRGREVDEVLRLVELETKRDAWFSKLSGGQKQRLAVGCALVGEPDLLFLDEPTTGLDPQSRRQLWGLLERFKAGGGTILLTTHYMDEAETLCDRVAVVDRGRIIALGTPRELIASLGAEHVVEFAVAGGAVVEHDALTALPGVREVRRDGASWALSTSHVHLAVPALLSLLARRDAELSMLTTHSATLEDVFVALTGRHLRDV